Proteins from one Dysgonomonas sp. HDW5A genomic window:
- a CDS encoding phospho-sugar mutase has protein sequence MENKELLKQVTSKANIWLAGNYDTETKAAVQSMLDNSDKTELMESFYKDLEFGTGGLRGIMGVGTNRINKYTIGAATQGLSNYLLKQFTHLDQIKVVIGYDCRNNSKYFGQVVADIFSANGIKVYLFENLRPTPEVSFAIRNLGCQSGVILTASHNPKEYNGYKAYWDDGAQVTPPHDKNIIDEVNSISSVSDIKFTGNPALIESLGEDMDNKFIESLKAILLSPEAIKRHHDIGIVYTPIHGTGGQIVPKALKAYGFTNIIHVPEQDVVDGNFPTVISPNPEEPAAMAMAVKKGIETGAELVFATDPDADRFGAGVRDTNGDFILLNGNQTMIILIYYLVTRWRELGKLTGTEYTVRTIVTSELTQVISEKNGVEMFECFTGFKWIASVMRQLEGKRKYIGGGEESYGFLAEDFIRDKDSVSAAALFAEIAAWCKDNGRTIYEMLQDIYVEYGFSKEKGISVVKKGMSGAQEIQSMMDNFRNNPLEEIAGSKVILVKDFEILEAKDLITGKISKLDMPATSNVLQYFTEDKTKVSIRPSGTEPKIKFYIEVVDKLPSRADFDKVDAATETKIVQICKDLGI, from the coding sequence ATGGAAAATAAAGAACTGTTAAAGCAAGTAACATCTAAAGCTAATATTTGGTTAGCTGGAAACTATGATACCGAAACTAAAGCAGCCGTTCAAAGCATGCTTGATAATTCAGATAAGACTGAATTAATGGAATCTTTTTATAAAGATTTAGAATTTGGAACAGGAGGTCTCCGTGGAATCATGGGAGTAGGCACAAACCGTATTAATAAATATACGATAGGTGCTGCAACTCAAGGACTATCTAATTATTTATTGAAACAGTTTACCCATCTCGATCAGATTAAGGTTGTTATAGGATACGATTGTCGCAACAACAGTAAATATTTCGGTCAGGTTGTTGCAGATATTTTCTCGGCAAATGGTATTAAAGTTTATCTTTTCGAAAATTTAAGACCAACACCTGAGGTTTCGTTCGCAATACGTAATTTAGGTTGTCAAAGTGGGGTTATACTTACTGCGTCTCATAATCCTAAAGAATACAACGGATACAAAGCTTATTGGGATGACGGAGCACAAGTAACGCCTCCTCATGATAAAAATATTATTGATGAAGTAAACAGTATTAGCTCTGTTTCTGATATTAAATTTACAGGTAATCCCGCTCTTATCGAATCGCTGGGAGAAGATATGGATAATAAATTCATCGAATCTCTAAAAGCAATCTTATTATCTCCCGAAGCTATTAAACGCCATCATGATATTGGTATTGTTTATACACCTATACATGGTACAGGAGGTCAGATAGTACCTAAAGCATTAAAAGCCTATGGATTTACCAATATAATACATGTGCCGGAACAAGATGTTGTGGATGGAAACTTTCCGACTGTAATATCTCCCAACCCCGAAGAGCCTGCTGCAATGGCTATGGCCGTGAAAAAGGGCATTGAAACAGGAGCAGAACTTGTATTTGCAACCGACCCTGATGCAGACCGATTCGGAGCAGGTGTTCGTGATACCAATGGAGATTTTATTCTATTGAATGGAAATCAGACTATGATTATCCTTATTTATTATCTGGTAACACGTTGGAGAGAACTGGGAAAACTAACCGGAACTGAATATACTGTTCGTACAATTGTTACAAGTGAATTGACTCAGGTTATTTCAGAGAAAAATGGGGTTGAAATGTTCGAATGCTTTACCGGTTTCAAATGGATTGCATCTGTAATGCGTCAATTGGAAGGTAAACGTAAATATATTGGAGGTGGTGAAGAGAGCTACGGCTTTTTAGCAGAAGACTTTATTCGTGATAAAGACTCGGTTTCGGCTGCTGCTTTATTTGCTGAAATAGCTGCCTGGTGTAAAGATAATGGCAGAACTATTTACGAAATGCTTCAGGATATCTATGTAGAATATGGATTTTCAAAAGAAAAAGGTATTTCGGTAGTTAAAAAAGGAATGTCAGGAGCACAGGAGATTCAATCGATGATGGATAATTTCCGTAATAATCCGTTAGAAGAAATCGCAGGTTCTAAGGTTATATTAGTAAAAGATTTCGAAATTCTTGAAGCTAAAGATCTTATTACCGGTAAAATATCGAAATTAGATATGCCTGCTACATCTAATGTTCTTCAATACTTTACTGAAGATAAAACAAAAGTATCTATTCGTCCTTCAGGTACCGAGCCTAAGATTAAATTCTATATAGAAGTGGTTGATAAATTACCTTCTCGTGCAGATTTTGATAAAGTAGATGCTGCTACAGAAACTAAGATTGTTCAAATATGTAAAGATCTTGGAATCTAA
- a CDS encoding 1-acyl-sn-glycerol-3-phosphate acyltransferase — protein sequence MIRILYPVYQWLIFVPLLIIATIWCTLTIIIGSTIGDNKFWGYYPGVIWGRFVCVAALLRIKVNRKSVLDKKQSYIFVANHQGAFDIFLVYGYLGHNFKWLMKQSLKKMPLVGLASAKAGHVFVDQSSRKGIVETMRNTRDTLIEGMSTVVFPEGHRTPDGNMAEFKKGAFQTALSLKLPIVPLTIDGAYKVLPIHSWRMYPSAISLTFHEPIDTANLSSDDIPDLIKKVHSIIESSLLEKESV from the coding sequence ATGATACGTATTTTATATCCGGTTTATCAGTGGTTAATATTTGTTCCATTACTTATAATAGCAACAATATGGTGTACTTTGACTATCATTATAGGCTCTACCATAGGTGACAATAAGTTTTGGGGGTATTATCCGGGAGTAATTTGGGGACGTTTTGTTTGCGTGGCTGCACTATTGCGAATAAAGGTAAACCGCAAATCTGTCTTAGACAAAAAGCAATCATACATATTTGTAGCAAATCATCAGGGAGCTTTCGATATCTTTCTTGTTTACGGTTATTTAGGTCATAATTTTAAATGGCTAATGAAACAAAGTCTAAAAAAAATGCCATTAGTAGGACTTGCATCAGCTAAGGCAGGACATGTGTTTGTAGATCAATCGAGCAGAAAAGGAATTGTTGAAACAATGAGAAACACAAGAGATACCCTTATCGAAGGGATGTCGACTGTTGTCTTTCCTGAAGGTCATCGTACCCCTGACGGAAATATGGCAGAGTTCAAAAAAGGTGCTTTTCAGACGGCTTTAAGTCTTAAGTTACCTATTGTTCCATTGACAATTGATGGTGCATATAAAGTGCTCCCTATACACTCTTGGCGTATGTATCCTTCGGCAATATCTTTGACATTCCATGAGCCTATTGATACTGCAAACTTATCATCGGACGATATTCCTGATTTAATAAAAAAAGTACACTCTATTATTGAATCGAGTTTATTAGAAAAAGAATCTGTCTGA
- a CDS encoding arylsulfatase, which produces MKTLKLISFTLVGLIVPTKHKAQDQTRPHIILIMTDQQRFDCVGAMGNPHIQTPHMDGLAEDGALFTNGYSSLPSSTPARASLLTGYAPWKHGMLGYYKVAPKYPHEMPQMLRDAGYFTFGIGKMHWTPQRNLHGFHGTFLDESGRVESPDFVSDYRQWFAMEAPGLNPDSTGIGWNAHQGKEYALEERLHPTQWTGNEAIRFIENYNQKQPLFLKISFARPHSPYDPPKKYADMYRDKEVTVPYIGDWCQSFSDRKMTPDAAFGDFGLEHALESRRYYYGAITFVDDQIGRIIDALKEKGIYDNALIVFISDHGDMLGDHYHWRKTYAYEGSSHIPFIVKPPKNMYLKSNQQITQVVELRDILPTFLDAAHVDKPQEMDGMSVLPLIKDSKTKWRPYIDLEHATIYENDNYWAALTDGTMKYIWFFHTGEEQLFDLQKDRGETINLSKNKKYQKELEQWRNLMIGHLSERGAPYIKDGKLNVFKETILTSPNYPVKNE; this is translated from the coding sequence ATGAAAACACTCAAACTAATCTCTTTTACATTAGTGGGCTTGATTGTTCCTACCAAGCATAAAGCCCAAGATCAGACAAGACCTCATATTATTTTAATTATGACCGATCAGCAGCGTTTTGATTGTGTCGGAGCTATGGGTAATCCTCACATTCAAACCCCTCATATGGATGGTCTAGCCGAAGATGGAGCCTTGTTTACGAATGGTTACTCGTCATTACCAAGTAGCACTCCTGCCAGAGCCAGTTTATTGACAGGTTATGCTCCTTGGAAACATGGTATGTTGGGATATTACAAAGTTGCTCCCAAATATCCTCACGAAATGCCTCAAATGCTACGTGATGCAGGTTATTTTACATTTGGTATCGGTAAGATGCACTGGACTCCGCAGCGTAACTTGCATGGTTTTCATGGAACTTTTTTGGATGAATCGGGTAGGGTGGAATCTCCTGATTTTGTGAGTGATTACCGTCAATGGTTCGCAATGGAAGCTCCGGGATTGAATCCAGACTCCACCGGAATCGGTTGGAATGCCCATCAGGGAAAAGAATATGCTTTAGAAGAACGACTGCACCCCACACAATGGACAGGAAATGAGGCTATACGCTTTATTGAAAACTATAATCAAAAGCAGCCGTTATTTCTGAAAATTTCTTTTGCCAGACCTCATAGTCCTTATGATCCTCCTAAGAAATATGCAGATATGTATCGTGATAAAGAAGTAACAGTACCTTATATTGGCGATTGGTGCCAATCTTTTTCAGATAGAAAGATGACTCCTGATGCAGCTTTTGGTGATTTTGGACTTGAACATGCTCTCGAATCACGCCGATATTATTATGGGGCAATTACATTTGTAGATGATCAAATAGGCAGAATTATTGACGCTTTAAAAGAAAAAGGTATTTATGATAATGCTCTGATTGTATTTATTTCGGATCATGGAGATATGTTGGGAGATCATTATCATTGGCGAAAAACATATGCTTATGAAGGCTCGTCACATATTCCGTTTATTGTAAAACCTCCTAAAAACATGTACTTGAAAAGCAATCAGCAAATAACTCAGGTTGTTGAACTAAGGGATATTCTACCTACATTTCTGGATGCTGCACATGTCGATAAACCACAGGAAATGGATGGGATGTCGGTTCTTCCTCTGATTAAAGATTCGAAAACGAAGTGGAGACCTTATATTGATTTGGAGCATGCTACTATTTATGAAAATGACAACTATTGGGCGGCTTTAACTGATGGTACAATGAAGTATATATGGTTCTTTCATACAGGAGAGGAACAATTATTCGATCTTCAAAAAGATAGGGGAGAAACAATAAATCTGTCTAAAAATAAAAAATATCAAAAAGAGTTAGAGCAATGGCGAAATCTAATGATTGGACACTTAAGCGAGAGAGGTGCCCCTTATATTAAAGACGGAAAATTGAATGTCTTTAAAGAAACTATCTTGACGAGTCCTAATTATCCGGTAAAAAATGAATAA
- the fbp gene encoding class 1 fructose-bisphosphatase: MKSNTRKTLDEFIIERQDDFQYSTGELSRLLNSILLAARVVSYKVRKAGLIDIIGSVGTTNIQGEDQQKLDLYAHNVFVETLVNREIVCGIASEENDNFITIQGLDQSHNNKYVVLMDPLDGSSNIDVNVSVGTIFSVYHRISPVGTPVTMEDFLQPGVNQAAAGYILYGTSTMIVYTTGHGVNGFTLNSAIGSFYLSHPNMKCPEDGSVYSVNEGNYVHFPQGIKNYIKYCQEEKDNRPYTSRYIGSLVSDCHRNLIKGGVYLYPSTLKTPKGKLRLLYECNPMAFITEQAGGSASDGKRRILELEPTELHQRTPFYCGSKNMVNKIEEFISNTEELDK; encoded by the coding sequence ATGAAAAGTAATACCAGAAAAACCTTAGATGAGTTTATTATTGAAAGACAAGATGACTTTCAGTATTCAACAGGAGAATTATCACGTCTTCTTAATTCGATACTTCTTGCAGCCCGAGTGGTAAGCTATAAAGTGAGAAAAGCTGGATTAATAGACATAATAGGATCAGTGGGGACAACTAATATACAGGGAGAAGATCAGCAAAAACTCGATTTATATGCCCACAATGTATTCGTTGAAACGCTTGTTAACAGGGAAATTGTCTGTGGTATAGCATCCGAAGAGAACGATAACTTTATAACCATACAAGGGCTTGACCAATCACACAATAATAAGTATGTTGTACTTATGGATCCTCTGGATGGTTCTTCCAATATTGATGTAAATGTATCTGTTGGAACTATTTTTTCGGTTTACCATCGTATTTCACCGGTAGGTACACCTGTGACTATGGAAGATTTTCTACAACCGGGGGTAAATCAGGCTGCGGCAGGATATATCTTATATGGAACATCAACCATGATTGTATATACAACAGGACATGGTGTAAATGGGTTTACATTGAACTCGGCTATCGGCAGTTTCTATTTATCGCATCCTAATATGAAATGTCCCGAAGATGGCAGTGTATATTCGGTGAATGAGGGAAATTATGTTCATTTTCCACAAGGAATTAAGAATTATATAAAATACTGCCAGGAGGAAAAAGATAATCGCCCGTACACTTCCCGTTATATAGGAAGTTTGGTTTCCGATTGTCATCGTAATTTAATCAAAGGAGGTGTATATCTATATCCTTCAACGCTAAAAACACCTAAGGGTAAGTTACGTTTACTTTATGAATGTAACCCGATGGCATTTATTACCGAACAGGCAGGAGGAAGTGCCTCTGATGGAAAAAGACGTATTCTTGAATTGGAACCTACAGAACTTCATCAGCGTACTCCTTTCTATTGTGGCAGTAAAAATATGGTAAATAAGATCGAAGAATTTATTTCGAATACAGAGGAATTAGATAAGTAA
- the trpB gene encoding tryptophan synthase subunit beta, with translation MGKFNVDANGFYGEFGGAYIPEILYDNVENLKNAYLQILDDSTFQKEYHDLLRDYVGRPSPLYLAKRLSEKYGCKIYLKREDLNHTGAHKINNTIGQIILARRMGKTRIIAETGAGQHGVATATVCALMDMECIVYMGATDVERQKLNVQKMEMLGAKVVPVTSGNMTLKDATNEAIRDWCCNPSDTYYIIGSTVGPHPYPDMVARLQSVISEETRKQLLEKEGRETPDYVIACVGGGSNAAGMTYHFLDDANVKIVLAEAAGKGVNSGESAATIHLGKLGIIHGSKTLIMQSEDGQIEEPYSISAGLDYPGIGPLHAHLAKTGRSEVLAVTDEEAIAAAFELTELEGIIPAIESAHALGVFGQKKFKADDVIVLCLSGRGDKDMETYVRIKEESKK, from the coding sequence ATGGGAAAATTTAATGTTGATGCGAATGGATTTTATGGAGAGTTTGGAGGGGCTTATATTCCTGAAATTCTCTATGATAATGTAGAAAACTTAAAGAATGCATACTTACAAATACTGGATGATTCTACTTTTCAGAAAGAATACCATGATTTGCTGCGTGACTATGTAGGCAGACCTTCGCCTCTTTATTTAGCAAAAAGATTATCCGAAAAATACGGATGTAAAATATACTTGAAACGTGAAGATCTTAATCACACAGGTGCTCATAAAATAAACAATACTATTGGCCAGATAATTTTGGCTCGCAGAATGGGTAAAACCCGTATCATTGCAGAAACAGGAGCTGGACAGCATGGTGTTGCAACAGCCACCGTTTGTGCATTAATGGATATGGAGTGCATTGTATATATGGGTGCTACCGATGTAGAGCGTCAGAAATTGAATGTTCAGAAGATGGAAATGTTAGGGGCAAAAGTAGTACCTGTAACAAGCGGTAACATGACATTGAAAGATGCAACTAATGAGGCTATAAGGGATTGGTGTTGTAATCCTTCGGATACTTATTATATAATTGGTTCAACAGTGGGGCCACACCCATATCCCGATATGGTGGCACGCCTTCAATCGGTTATCAGTGAAGAAACACGCAAGCAACTACTTGAAAAAGAAGGACGGGAAACACCCGATTATGTAATAGCCTGTGTTGGTGGTGGTAGTAATGCTGCGGGCATGACTTATCACTTTCTGGATGATGCCAATGTTAAGATTGTATTGGCAGAAGCAGCCGGAAAAGGGGTAAATTCAGGAGAATCGGCTGCAACTATCCATCTTGGGAAATTAGGTATTATTCATGGCAGCAAAACTTTGATAATGCAATCGGAAGATGGTCAGATCGAAGAACCTTATTCAATATCAGCAGGTTTGGATTATCCCGGTATTGGGCCATTACATGCACATTTAGCTAAAACAGGACGATCGGAAGTATTGGCTGTTACCGATGAAGAAGCCATTGCTGCTGCATTTGAATTAACCGAACTCGAAGGGATTATTCCCGCTATAGAATCAGCTCACGCATTAGGAGTATTTGGTCAAAAGAAATTCAAGGCAGACGATGTTATTGTACTTTGCTTGTCGGGGCGTGGAGATAAGGATATGGAAACTTATGTACGAATTAAAGAAGAATCTAAAAAATGA
- a CDS encoding anthranilate synthase component I family protein, producing MKIKIQTQTKKLLADMQTPVGIYLKIRDVYTESALLESSDFHTNDNSFSFIAVDPIARFKVENNQVIKQYPSGEIVEKPLLESDQLTSVFQEFIHEFDVKGENSTGMNGFFGYTSYDAIHHFEDVDSENFKLDNSDVPEFYYILYRFIIVINHLKNELTIVENVVEGDTSRTEELEAILMNNNIATYNFESIGNECSYITDEEHIEMIKKGIAHCKRGDVFQIVLSRCFTQKFKGDEFNVYRALRSINPSPYLFFFDFGSFRVFGSSPETHCKISKGKAYIDPIAGTYFRTGDDEKDRVLSENLLKDEKENAEHVMLVDLARNDLSRNCHDVKVDFYKNVQFYSHVIHLVSRVSGTIDKDIDSIKVFADTFPAGTLSGAPKVRAMQLIRDIEKSMRGVYGGCIGYIGFNGDLNQAITIRTFLSKNNTLYYQAGGGIVAKSIPETEVMEVKNKLGALKKAVDFAVTIKN from the coding sequence ATGAAAATAAAGATACAAACTCAAACAAAAAAGCTTCTGGCTGATATGCAAACCCCTGTAGGCATATATTTGAAAATTAGAGATGTATATACAGAGTCGGCATTGCTCGAAAGTTCGGATTTCCATACCAATGACAATAGTTTTTCGTTTATAGCCGTAGATCCTATTGCCCGTTTTAAGGTGGAAAACAATCAGGTTATCAAGCAATACCCATCCGGCGAAATAGTTGAAAAGCCTTTACTAGAGTCAGATCAGCTTACATCTGTTTTTCAGGAATTTATACACGAATTTGATGTGAAAGGAGAGAATTCTACAGGCATGAATGGTTTCTTCGGATATACATCGTATGACGCAATTCATCATTTTGAAGATGTCGATTCTGAAAACTTTAAGTTAGACAATTCAGATGTTCCTGAATTTTATTATATCCTGTATCGTTTTATTATTGTTATCAATCATTTAAAAAATGAATTAACCATCGTAGAAAATGTGGTAGAAGGAGACACTTCTCGAACAGAAGAATTGGAAGCGATATTAATGAACAACAATATAGCAACTTACAATTTCGAAAGCATTGGCAATGAATGTTCTTATATAACAGACGAAGAACACATTGAAATGATAAAAAAAGGTATTGCACATTGTAAGCGTGGAGATGTCTTTCAGATTGTATTATCTCGTTGTTTCACTCAGAAATTTAAAGGAGATGAGTTCAATGTTTACAGAGCATTACGTTCTATAAACCCGTCACCTTATTTGTTTTTCTTCGATTTTGGTTCATTCCGGGTATTTGGTTCTTCTCCTGAAACACATTGTAAGATAAGTAAAGGAAAAGCATATATAGATCCTATTGCGGGAACTTACTTCCGGACAGGTGATGATGAAAAAGACCGTGTATTATCAGAAAATTTATTGAAAGACGAAAAAGAGAATGCAGAGCATGTAATGCTTGTTGATCTTGCCCGCAACGATTTGAGTCGTAATTGTCACGATGTGAAAGTTGATTTTTATAAGAATGTACAGTTTTACTCTCATGTAATTCACCTTGTATCTCGTGTGAGTGGAACTATAGATAAGGATATTGACAGCATCAAAGTATTTGCTGATACATTCCCTGCCGGAACTTTATCTGGAGCACCCAAAGTAAGAGCTATGCAATTGATTCGTGACATCGAGAAATCAATGCGTGGAGTTTATGGTGGTTGTATCGGATATATCGGTTTTAATGGAGATCTTAATCAGGCAATAACCATTCGTACATTCCTAAGCAAAAACAATACGCTTTATTATCAGGCGGGTGGGGGAATAGTTGCAAAATCTATTCCAGAAACTGAAGTGATGGAAGTGAAAAATAAACTCGGAGCTTTAAAAAAGGCTGTTGATTTTGCTGTAACAATAAAAAATTGA
- a CDS encoding aminodeoxychorismate/anthranilate synthase component II encodes MKILIFDNYDSFTYNLVHLVKQLGYTDVDVVRNDKIALADIAQYDKIILSPGPGIPSEAGLLLPLIKEYASTKPILGVCLGHQAIGEAFGANLVNLEDVYHGITTNANIAADDYILEGLDKEIEVGRYHSWIVDSKNLPECFIVTALDNDGQIMAMKHKEYDVHGVQFHPESVLTPQGAIIVKNFLSK; translated from the coding sequence ATGAAAATATTAATTTTTGACAATTACGATTCATTTACATATAATCTGGTTCATCTAGTAAAACAACTTGGATATACAGATGTAGATGTTGTTCGAAATGATAAAATAGCATTAGCCGATATAGCACAATACGATAAGATTATCTTATCACCCGGTCCGGGTATTCCATCCGAGGCAGGTTTATTATTGCCTTTAATAAAGGAATATGCTTCAACCAAACCTATCTTGGGAGTATGCTTAGGACATCAAGCGATAGGAGAAGCATTCGGTGCTAATCTGGTAAATCTGGAAGATGTATATCATGGTATTACAACGAATGCCAATATCGCTGCAGACGATTATATTTTGGAAGGTCTTGATAAAGAAATAGAAGTAGGTCGCTATCACTCATGGATTGTAGATTCAAAAAATCTTCCCGAATGTTTCATTGTAACTGCCTTAGATAATGACGGACAGATTATGGCTATGAAACATAAAGAATACGATGTGCATGGTGTACAGTTTCATCCCGAATCTGTATTAACCCCTCAAGGAGCAATAATCGTAAAGAATTTTTTATCAAAATAA
- a CDS encoding TrpB-like pyridoxal phosphate-dependent enzyme, with translation MSKKILLSEDEIPKQWYNIVADMVNKPLPPLNPATKEVLNAEDLEPIFAKELIEQEMSQERWIDIPEEVRELYKIWRPTPLVRATGLEKALGTPAHIYFKNESVSPIGSHKLNSALPQAYYNKKQGIKRLTTETGAGQWGAALSFASSVFGLDLEVYMVKVSYEQKPYRRMMMQTWGANVIASPSNKTESGKSVLAKDPNNSGSLGIAISEAVEMAAKDPDTRYTLGSVLNHVSLHQTVIGLESEKQMEIAGEYPDIVVGCFGGGSNFSGISFPFLRHKILDGKGIRIIASEPASCPKLSRGKFEYDFGDSVGLTPLLPMYTLGHDFQPADIHAGGLRYHGAGTIVSQLRKDGLIEVQDIPQLETFEAGKLFANTEGIIPAPESTHAIATVIREALKAKEEGVQKNILFCLSGHGLIDMTAYDQYLTGNMSNYKLTDEEISKTTKTLEKLA, from the coding sequence ATGTCAAAGAAGATACTTTTAAGCGAAGATGAGATTCCAAAACAATGGTATAATATTGTAGCAGATATGGTAAACAAGCCTTTACCTCCATTGAATCCTGCTACAAAAGAGGTACTGAATGCCGAAGATTTAGAACCCATATTTGCCAAAGAACTTATCGAGCAGGAAATGTCTCAAGAGAGATGGATCGATATTCCGGAAGAAGTAAGAGAACTATATAAAATATGGAGACCAACTCCACTGGTGAGAGCAACAGGATTGGAAAAGGCTTTAGGTACGCCTGCTCATATCTATTTCAAGAACGAAAGTGTGAGCCCTATCGGATCTCATAAATTAAATTCTGCATTGCCTCAGGCATATTATAATAAGAAACAAGGGATCAAGCGTTTGACAACCGAAACGGGAGCCGGACAATGGGGAGCAGCATTAAGTTTTGCCTCGAGTGTATTCGGTCTGGATTTGGAAGTATATATGGTAAAGGTGAGCTATGAGCAAAAGCCATACAGACGGATGATGATGCAAACATGGGGTGCCAATGTAATAGCTTCGCCAAGTAATAAAACCGAATCAGGAAAAAGTGTACTAGCTAAAGACCCCAATAATTCGGGAAGTTTAGGTATTGCTATTTCGGAAGCGGTAGAAATGGCGGCCAAAGATCCCGATACCCGATATACCTTAGGTAGTGTTTTGAATCATGTTTCATTACACCAAACTGTAATTGGTCTGGAGAGCGAAAAGCAAATGGAAATCGCAGGAGAATATCCTGATATAGTTGTCGGATGTTTTGGTGGCGGTTCTAACTTTTCCGGAATAAGTTTTCCTTTTCTTCGTCATAAAATACTTGATGGAAAAGGTATTCGTATCATTGCATCTGAGCCTGCCTCATGTCCTAAATTATCGAGAGGTAAATTTGAGTATGACTTTGGTGATTCAGTTGGTTTAACTCCTCTTTTACCCATGTACACGCTTGGCCATGACTTTCAACCGGCTGATATACATGCTGGAGGATTGAGATATCATGGAGCAGGAACTATTGTTAGTCAATTACGCAAAGACGGATTGATAGAAGTTCAGGATATTCCTCAATTGGAAACATTCGAAGCTGGTAAACTATTCGCAAATACAGAAGGAATTATTCCTGCACCCGAATCAACACACGCTATTGCGACCGTAATACGTGAGGCTTTGAAAGCTAAAGAGGAAGGTGTCCAAAAAAACATACTATTTTGTTTGTCAGGACATGGTTTAATCGATATGACAGCTTACGATCAGTATTTAACAGGAAATATGTCGAATTACAAGCTGACAGATGAAGAAATCAGTAAAACGACAAAAACATTAGAAAAATTAGCCTAA
- the trpD gene encoding anthranilate phosphoribosyltransferase, whose product MKQVLNRLFNHQQLSRVESKDILTRISNGEYNHSQIAAFISVYLMRSISIDEFLGFTDALLELCADVTPLASYNPVDIVGTGGDNKNTFNISTLSCFTVAAAGYKVAKHGNYGATSVSGASTVMEQHGVKFTADVSKLEKSLAEINIAYLHAPLFNNALKEVAPVRKALGVRTFFNMLGPVANPIRPKRSVLGVFNLKMARMYYYMYQQTDVDYAIVHGLDGYDEISLTGDFKVINRYSESIYSPELLGFERCSELDLDGGKTPEDASDIFDNVINNTATKAQKNAVIANSAIAIQTIDPTLSIEECIAQATEAIESGRLKSTFKRFLELNS is encoded by the coding sequence ATGAAACAAGTATTAAATAGATTATTCAATCACCAACAGTTGAGCCGTGTAGAATCGAAAGATATACTGACTCGCATATCGAACGGTGAATACAACCACTCTCAGATCGCTGCCTTTATTAGTGTTTATCTGATGCGCAGTATCAGTATAGATGAGTTTCTCGGTTTTACCGATGCACTGCTCGAATTGTGTGCGGATGTAACACCTTTGGCATCTTACAATCCGGTAGATATTGTAGGTACGGGAGGAGATAATAAGAACACATTCAATATATCGACCTTGTCATGTTTTACAGTGGCAGCGGCAGGATATAAGGTCGCTAAACATGGTAACTACGGGGCAACATCCGTTAGTGGTGCTTCAACCGTGATGGAACAGCACGGTGTGAAGTTTACAGCAGATGTAAGTAAGTTGGAGAAATCATTAGCTGAAATTAATATTGCTTATCTGCATGCTCCTTTATTCAACAATGCGTTGAAAGAAGTTGCACCTGTCCGTAAGGCTTTAGGAGTACGTACTTTCTTTAATATGTTGGGGCCTGTAGCTAATCCGATTCGTCCTAAGAGAAGCGTGCTAGGGGTATTCAATCTTAAAATGGCTCGTATGTATTATTATATGTATCAACAGACTGATGTTGATTATGCAATTGTACATGGTTTGGATGGTTACGATGAAATATCCTTAACCGGCGATTTTAAAGTAATAAACAGATATTCTGAAAGTATTTATTCACCGGAATTATTGGGATTTGAAAGATGTTCGGAACTTGATCTGGATGGTGGTAAAACCCCCGAAGACGCATCGGATATTTTTGATAACGTAATCAATAATACAGCAACAAAAGCACAGAAGAATGCAGTAATTGCCAATTCGGCAATAGCTATTCAAACGATTGACCCGACTCTTTCTATTGAAGAATGTATTGCACAAGCTACAGAAGCCATAGAAAGTGGTAGATTAAAATCGACCTTTAAACGATTCTTAGAGCTAAACAGTTAA